One window of Phocoena phocoena chromosome 13, mPhoPho1.1, whole genome shotgun sequence genomic DNA carries:
- the ASCC2 gene encoding activating signal cointegrator 1 complex subunit 2 isoform X2, with protein sequence MPALPLDQLQITHKDLKTGKLRTSPALHPEQKADRYFVLYKPPPKDNIPALVEEYLERATFVANDLDWLLALPHDKFWCQVVFDETLQKCLDSYLHYVPRKFDEWVAPAPEVVDMEKRLHRSVFLTFLRMSTHKESKDHFISPSAFGEILYNNFLFDIPKILDLCVLFGKGNSPLLQKMIGNIFLQQPSYYNDLDETMPTILQVFSNILQHCGLQGDGACATPQKLEERGRLTPSDMPLLELKDIVLYLCDTCTTLWAFLDIFPLACPTFQKHDFCYRLASFYEIAIPELESAIKKRRLEDSKLLGDLWQRLSHSRKKLLEIFHILLNQICLLPVLESSCDNIQGFIEEFLQIFSSLLQEKRFLRDYDVLFPVADDISLLQQASSALDETRTAYILQAVESAWEGVDRRKATNAKDPPVAENPNGVVVAAEAVSRPSSLPQNSEEEECLGAAAAPGPAVCGVELDSLISQVKDLLPDLGEGFILACLEHYSYDPEQVINNILEGRLAPALSQLDRGLDRQVKPDLTPLLASRHNIFQNDEFDVFSRDSVDLSRVHKGRSTRKEESARSLLNDKREVVAQRRRYEQYSVVAEEVPVQPGEDSPYRSDDYEDEYDDTYDGNQVGANDADSDDELISRRPFTIPQVLRTKVPREGQEGEEEEEEEAEDEAPKPDHFVQDPAVLREKAEARRMAFLARKGYRHDSSMAVAGSPRGHGQSRETTQERRKKESSKATRANHNRRTMTDRKRSKGMIPS encoded by the exons ATGCCAGCTCTGCCCCTGGACCAACTCCAGATTACCCACAAGGACCTGAAGACAGGGAAGCTGAGGACTTCACCAGCGCTG CACCCCGAGCAGAAGGCAGACCGGTATTTTGTGTTATACAAACCGCCCCCTAAAGACAACATTCCCGCCCTAGTGGAGGAGTACCTGGAACGCGCCACCTTCGTAGCCAATGACCTCGACTGGCTCCTGGCCCTGCCTCACGATAAATTCTGGTGCCAG GTTGTCTTCGACGAGACTCTGCAGAAGTGCCTGGACTCCTACCTGCACTATGTCCCCCGAAAGTTCGACGAGTGGGTGGCCCCGGCCCCTGAGGTCGTTGACATGGAGAAGCGCCTCCACCGAAGTGTTTTTCTCACCTTCCTTCGCATGTCCACTCACAAGGAATCCAAA GATCACTTCATTTCCCCCTCTGCTTTTGGAGAAATCCTCTACAACAACTTCCTGTTTGACATCCCAAAGATCCTGGACCTCTGCGTGCTCTTTGGAAAAGGCAACTCCCCGCTGCTGCAGAAGATGATAG gAAACATCTTTCTCCAACAGCCAAGTTACTATAATGACCTGGATGAAACCATGCCCACCATCCTTCAG GTCTTCAGCAATATCCTCCAGCATTGTGGTTTGCAAGGGGACGGGGCCTGCGCCACACCCCAGAAGCTTGAGGAGAGGGGCCGGCTGACCCCCAGCGACATGCCTCTCCTG GAATTAAAGGACATCGTTCTCTACCTTTGTGATACCTGCACCACACTCTGGGCCTTTCTGGATATCTTCCCTTTGGCTTGCCCAACCTTCCAGAAACACGACTTCTGTTACAG GCTAGCTTCCTTTTACGAAATAGCAATTCCCGAACTGGAGTCTGCAATTAAGAAGAGGAGGCTTGAAGACAGCAA GCTGCTAGGTGACCTGTGGCAGAGGCTCTCCCATTCCAGGAAGAAGCTACTGGAGATTTTTCACATCCTCCTGAACCAGATCTGCCTTCTCCCAGTCCTAGAAAGCAG CTGTGACAACATTCAGGGCTTCATCGAAGAGTTCCTTCAGATCTTCAGCTCCTTGCTGCAGGAGAAGAG GTTCCTCCGGGACTATGATGTGCTCTTCCCCGTGGCCGATGACATCAGCCTGTTGCAGCAGGCCTCGTCAGCCTT ggacgagacTCGGACCGCCTACATCCTCCAGGCAGTTGAGAGTGCATGGGAAGGGGTGGACCGAAGGAAAGCCACCAATGCCAAAGACCCACCGGTGGCTGAGAATCCTAACGGGGTCGTGGTGGCGGCGGAGGCGGTCAGCAGACCGTCATCGCTTCCCCAGAACTCGGAGGAAGAGGAG TGCTTGGGGGCAGCGGCTGCTCCAGGCCCCGCAGTGTGTGGCGTGGAACTGGACTCACTCATCTCTCAAGTGAAGGACCTGCTGCCAGACCTTGGCGAGGGCTTCATCCTGGCCTGCCTGGAGCACTACAGCTATGACCCGGAGCAGGTGATCAACAACATCCTGGAGGGGCGgctggcccctgccctcagccaGCTGGACCGCGGCCTAGACAG ACAGGTGAAGCCAGACCTGACTCCCTTGCTGGCATCTCGTCACAACATCTTCCAGAATGATGAGTTTGACGTGTTCAGCAGGGACTCAGTGGACCTGAGCCGGGTACACAAGGGCAGGAG CACAAG GAAGGAGGAGAGCGCGCGGAGCCTGCTGAATGACAAGCGGGAGGTGGTAGCGCAGCGGCGGCGCTACGAGCAGTACAGCGTGGTGGCAGAGGAG GTGCCAGTGCAGCCAGGGGAGGACTCGCCTTACCGCAGTGACGACTATGAGGATGAGTATGATGACACATATGATGGCAACCAGGTGGGCGCCAACGACGCAGACTCTGATGATGAGCTCATCAGCCGCAG GCCCTTCACCATCCCTCAGGTGCTGAGAACCAAAGTGCCCAGAGAAGGGCAGGAgggcgaggaggaggaggaggaggaggctgagGACGAGGCCCCCAAG ccTGACCATTTTGTGCAGGACCCTGCAGTGCTGCGGGAAAAAGCAGAAGCCAGGCGCATGGCCTTCCTGGCCAGGAAGGG
- the ASCC2 gene encoding activating signal cointegrator 1 complex subunit 2 isoform X3, whose amino-acid sequence MPALPLDQLQITHKDLKTGKLRTSPALHPEQKADRYFVLYKPPPKDNIPALVEEYLERATFVANDLDWLLALPHDKFWCQVVFDETLQKCLDSYLHYVPRKFDEWVAPAPEVVDMEKRLHRSVFLTFLRMSTHKESKDHFISPSAFGEILYNNFLFDIPKILDLCVLFGKGNSPLLQKMIGNIFLQQPSYYNDLDETMPTILQVFSNILQHCGLQGDGACATPQKLEERGRLTPSDMPLLELKDIVLYLCDTCTTLWAFLDIFPLACPTFQKHDFCYRLASFYEIAIPELESAIKKRRLEDSKLLGDLWQRLSHSRKKLLEIFHILLNQICLLPVLESSCDNIQGFIEEFLQIFSSLLQEKRFLRDYDVLFPVADDISLLQQASSALDETRTAYILQAVESAWEGVDRRKATNAKDPPVAENPNGVVVAAEAVSRPSSLPQNSEEEECLGAAAAPGPAVCGVELDSLISQVKDLLPDLGEGFILACLEHYSYDPEQVINNILEGRLAPALSQLDRGLDRQVKPDLTPLLASRHNIFQNDEFDVFSRDSVDLSRVHKGRRKEESARSLLNDKREVVAQRRRYEQYSVVAEEVPVQPGEDSPYRSDDYEDEYDDTYDGNQVGANDADSDDELISRRPFTIPQVLRTKVPREGQEGEEEEEEEAEDEAPKPDHFVQDPAVLREKAEARRMAFLARKGYRHDSSMAVAGSPRGHGQSRETTQERRKKESSKATRANHNRRTMTDRKRSKGMIPS is encoded by the exons ATGCCAGCTCTGCCCCTGGACCAACTCCAGATTACCCACAAGGACCTGAAGACAGGGAAGCTGAGGACTTCACCAGCGCTG CACCCCGAGCAGAAGGCAGACCGGTATTTTGTGTTATACAAACCGCCCCCTAAAGACAACATTCCCGCCCTAGTGGAGGAGTACCTGGAACGCGCCACCTTCGTAGCCAATGACCTCGACTGGCTCCTGGCCCTGCCTCACGATAAATTCTGGTGCCAG GTTGTCTTCGACGAGACTCTGCAGAAGTGCCTGGACTCCTACCTGCACTATGTCCCCCGAAAGTTCGACGAGTGGGTGGCCCCGGCCCCTGAGGTCGTTGACATGGAGAAGCGCCTCCACCGAAGTGTTTTTCTCACCTTCCTTCGCATGTCCACTCACAAGGAATCCAAA GATCACTTCATTTCCCCCTCTGCTTTTGGAGAAATCCTCTACAACAACTTCCTGTTTGACATCCCAAAGATCCTGGACCTCTGCGTGCTCTTTGGAAAAGGCAACTCCCCGCTGCTGCAGAAGATGATAG gAAACATCTTTCTCCAACAGCCAAGTTACTATAATGACCTGGATGAAACCATGCCCACCATCCTTCAG GTCTTCAGCAATATCCTCCAGCATTGTGGTTTGCAAGGGGACGGGGCCTGCGCCACACCCCAGAAGCTTGAGGAGAGGGGCCGGCTGACCCCCAGCGACATGCCTCTCCTG GAATTAAAGGACATCGTTCTCTACCTTTGTGATACCTGCACCACACTCTGGGCCTTTCTGGATATCTTCCCTTTGGCTTGCCCAACCTTCCAGAAACACGACTTCTGTTACAG GCTAGCTTCCTTTTACGAAATAGCAATTCCCGAACTGGAGTCTGCAATTAAGAAGAGGAGGCTTGAAGACAGCAA GCTGCTAGGTGACCTGTGGCAGAGGCTCTCCCATTCCAGGAAGAAGCTACTGGAGATTTTTCACATCCTCCTGAACCAGATCTGCCTTCTCCCAGTCCTAGAAAGCAG CTGTGACAACATTCAGGGCTTCATCGAAGAGTTCCTTCAGATCTTCAGCTCCTTGCTGCAGGAGAAGAG GTTCCTCCGGGACTATGATGTGCTCTTCCCCGTGGCCGATGACATCAGCCTGTTGCAGCAGGCCTCGTCAGCCTT ggacgagacTCGGACCGCCTACATCCTCCAGGCAGTTGAGAGTGCATGGGAAGGGGTGGACCGAAGGAAAGCCACCAATGCCAAAGACCCACCGGTGGCTGAGAATCCTAACGGGGTCGTGGTGGCGGCGGAGGCGGTCAGCAGACCGTCATCGCTTCCCCAGAACTCGGAGGAAGAGGAG TGCTTGGGGGCAGCGGCTGCTCCAGGCCCCGCAGTGTGTGGCGTGGAACTGGACTCACTCATCTCTCAAGTGAAGGACCTGCTGCCAGACCTTGGCGAGGGCTTCATCCTGGCCTGCCTGGAGCACTACAGCTATGACCCGGAGCAGGTGATCAACAACATCCTGGAGGGGCGgctggcccctgccctcagccaGCTGGACCGCGGCCTAGACAG ACAGGTGAAGCCAGACCTGACTCCCTTGCTGGCATCTCGTCACAACATCTTCCAGAATGATGAGTTTGACGTGTTCAGCAGGGACTCAGTGGACCTGAGCCGGGTACACAAGGGCAGGAG GAAGGAGGAGAGCGCGCGGAGCCTGCTGAATGACAAGCGGGAGGTGGTAGCGCAGCGGCGGCGCTACGAGCAGTACAGCGTGGTGGCAGAGGAG GTGCCAGTGCAGCCAGGGGAGGACTCGCCTTACCGCAGTGACGACTATGAGGATGAGTATGATGACACATATGATGGCAACCAGGTGGGCGCCAACGACGCAGACTCTGATGATGAGCTCATCAGCCGCAG GCCCTTCACCATCCCTCAGGTGCTGAGAACCAAAGTGCCCAGAGAAGGGCAGGAgggcgaggaggaggaggaggaggaggctgagGACGAGGCCCCCAAG ccTGACCATTTTGTGCAGGACCCTGCAGTGCTGCGGGAAAAAGCAGAAGCCAGGCGCATGGCCTTCCTGGCCAGGAAGGG
- the ASCC2 gene encoding activating signal cointegrator 1 complex subunit 2 isoform X1, with amino-acid sequence MPALPLDQLQITHKDLKTGKLRTSPALHPEQKADRYFVLYKPPPKDNIPALVEEYLERATFVANDLDWLLALPHDKFWCQVVFDETLQKCLDSYLHYVPRKFDEWVAPAPEVVDMEKRLHRSVFLTFLRMSTHKESKDHFISPSAFGEILYNNFLFDIPKILDLCVLFGKGNSPLLQKMIGNIFLQQPSYYNDLDETMPTILQVFSNILQHCGLQGDGACATPQKLEERGRLTPSDMPLLELKDIVLYLCDTCTTLWAFLDIFPLACPTFQKHDFCYRLASFYEIAIPELESAIKKRRLEDSKLLGDLWQRLSHSRKKLLEIFHILLNQICLLPVLESSCDNIQGFIEEFLQIFSSLLQEKRFLRDYDVLFPVADDISLLQQASSALDETRTAYILQAVESAWEGVDRRKATNAKDPPVAENPNGVVVAAEAVSRPSSLPQNSEEEECLGAAAAPGPAVCGVELDSLISQVKDLLPDLGEGFILACLEHYSYDPEQVINNILEGRLAPALSQLDRGLDRQVKPDLTPLLASRHNIFQNDEFDVFSRDSVDLSRVHKGRSTRKEESARSLLNDKREVVAQRRRYEQYSVVAEEVPVQPGEDSPYRSDDYEDEYDDTYDGNQVGANDADSDDELISRRPFTIPQVLRTKVPREGQEGEEEEEEEAEDEAPKVPPWQPDHFVQDPAVLREKAEARRMAFLARKGYRHDSSMAVAGSPRGHGQSRETTQERRKKESSKATRANHNRRTMTDRKRSKGMIPS; translated from the exons ATGCCAGCTCTGCCCCTGGACCAACTCCAGATTACCCACAAGGACCTGAAGACAGGGAAGCTGAGGACTTCACCAGCGCTG CACCCCGAGCAGAAGGCAGACCGGTATTTTGTGTTATACAAACCGCCCCCTAAAGACAACATTCCCGCCCTAGTGGAGGAGTACCTGGAACGCGCCACCTTCGTAGCCAATGACCTCGACTGGCTCCTGGCCCTGCCTCACGATAAATTCTGGTGCCAG GTTGTCTTCGACGAGACTCTGCAGAAGTGCCTGGACTCCTACCTGCACTATGTCCCCCGAAAGTTCGACGAGTGGGTGGCCCCGGCCCCTGAGGTCGTTGACATGGAGAAGCGCCTCCACCGAAGTGTTTTTCTCACCTTCCTTCGCATGTCCACTCACAAGGAATCCAAA GATCACTTCATTTCCCCCTCTGCTTTTGGAGAAATCCTCTACAACAACTTCCTGTTTGACATCCCAAAGATCCTGGACCTCTGCGTGCTCTTTGGAAAAGGCAACTCCCCGCTGCTGCAGAAGATGATAG gAAACATCTTTCTCCAACAGCCAAGTTACTATAATGACCTGGATGAAACCATGCCCACCATCCTTCAG GTCTTCAGCAATATCCTCCAGCATTGTGGTTTGCAAGGGGACGGGGCCTGCGCCACACCCCAGAAGCTTGAGGAGAGGGGCCGGCTGACCCCCAGCGACATGCCTCTCCTG GAATTAAAGGACATCGTTCTCTACCTTTGTGATACCTGCACCACACTCTGGGCCTTTCTGGATATCTTCCCTTTGGCTTGCCCAACCTTCCAGAAACACGACTTCTGTTACAG GCTAGCTTCCTTTTACGAAATAGCAATTCCCGAACTGGAGTCTGCAATTAAGAAGAGGAGGCTTGAAGACAGCAA GCTGCTAGGTGACCTGTGGCAGAGGCTCTCCCATTCCAGGAAGAAGCTACTGGAGATTTTTCACATCCTCCTGAACCAGATCTGCCTTCTCCCAGTCCTAGAAAGCAG CTGTGACAACATTCAGGGCTTCATCGAAGAGTTCCTTCAGATCTTCAGCTCCTTGCTGCAGGAGAAGAG GTTCCTCCGGGACTATGATGTGCTCTTCCCCGTGGCCGATGACATCAGCCTGTTGCAGCAGGCCTCGTCAGCCTT ggacgagacTCGGACCGCCTACATCCTCCAGGCAGTTGAGAGTGCATGGGAAGGGGTGGACCGAAGGAAAGCCACCAATGCCAAAGACCCACCGGTGGCTGAGAATCCTAACGGGGTCGTGGTGGCGGCGGAGGCGGTCAGCAGACCGTCATCGCTTCCCCAGAACTCGGAGGAAGAGGAG TGCTTGGGGGCAGCGGCTGCTCCAGGCCCCGCAGTGTGTGGCGTGGAACTGGACTCACTCATCTCTCAAGTGAAGGACCTGCTGCCAGACCTTGGCGAGGGCTTCATCCTGGCCTGCCTGGAGCACTACAGCTATGACCCGGAGCAGGTGATCAACAACATCCTGGAGGGGCGgctggcccctgccctcagccaGCTGGACCGCGGCCTAGACAG ACAGGTGAAGCCAGACCTGACTCCCTTGCTGGCATCTCGTCACAACATCTTCCAGAATGATGAGTTTGACGTGTTCAGCAGGGACTCAGTGGACCTGAGCCGGGTACACAAGGGCAGGAG CACAAG GAAGGAGGAGAGCGCGCGGAGCCTGCTGAATGACAAGCGGGAGGTGGTAGCGCAGCGGCGGCGCTACGAGCAGTACAGCGTGGTGGCAGAGGAG GTGCCAGTGCAGCCAGGGGAGGACTCGCCTTACCGCAGTGACGACTATGAGGATGAGTATGATGACACATATGATGGCAACCAGGTGGGCGCCAACGACGCAGACTCTGATGATGAGCTCATCAGCCGCAG GCCCTTCACCATCCCTCAGGTGCTGAGAACCAAAGTGCCCAGAGAAGGGCAGGAgggcgaggaggaggaggaggaggaggctgagGACGAGGCCCCCAAGGTACCTCCTTGGCAG ccTGACCATTTTGTGCAGGACCCTGCAGTGCTGCGGGAAAAAGCAGAAGCCAGGCGCATGGCCTTCCTGGCCAGGAAGGG
- the ASCC2 gene encoding activating signal cointegrator 1 complex subunit 2 isoform X8 produces the protein MPALPLDQLQITHKDLKTGKLRTSPALVVFDETLQKCLDSYLHYVPRKFDEWVAPAPEVVDMEKRLHRSVFLTFLRMSTHKESKILDLCVLFGKGNSPLLQKMIGNIFLQQPSYYNDLDETMPTILQVFSNILQHCGLQGDGACATPQKLEERGRLTPSDMPLLELKDIVLYLCDTCTTLWAFLDIFPLACPTFQKHDFCYRLASFYEIAIPELESAIKKRRLEDSKLLGDLWQRLSHSRKKLLEIFHILLNQICLLPVLESSCDNIQGFIEEFLQIFSSLLQEKRFLRDYDVLFPVADDISLLQQASSALDETRTAYILQAVESAWEGVDRRKATNAKDPPVAENPNGVVVAAEAVSRPSSLPQNSEEEECLGAAAAPGPAVCGVELDSLISQVKDLLPDLGEGFILACLEHYSYDPEQVINNILEGRLAPALSQLDRGLDRQVKPDLTPLLASRHNIFQNDEFDVFSRDSVDLSRVHKGRSTRKEESARSLLNDKREVVAQRRRYEQYSVVAEEVPVQPGEDSPYRSDDYEDEYDDTYDGNQVGANDADSDDELISRRPFTIPQVLRTKVPREGQEGEEEEEEEAEDEAPKPDHFVQDPAVLREKAEARRMAFLARKGYRHDSSMAVAGSPRGHGQSRETTQERRKKESSKATRANHNRRTMTDRKRSKGMIPS, from the exons ATGCCAGCTCTGCCCCTGGACCAACTCCAGATTACCCACAAGGACCTGAAGACAGGGAAGCTGAGGACTTCACCAGCGCTG GTTGTCTTCGACGAGACTCTGCAGAAGTGCCTGGACTCCTACCTGCACTATGTCCCCCGAAAGTTCGACGAGTGGGTGGCCCCGGCCCCTGAGGTCGTTGACATGGAGAAGCGCCTCCACCGAAGTGTTTTTCTCACCTTCCTTCGCATGTCCACTCACAAGGAATCCAAA ATCCTGGACCTCTGCGTGCTCTTTGGAAAAGGCAACTCCCCGCTGCTGCAGAAGATGATAG gAAACATCTTTCTCCAACAGCCAAGTTACTATAATGACCTGGATGAAACCATGCCCACCATCCTTCAG GTCTTCAGCAATATCCTCCAGCATTGTGGTTTGCAAGGGGACGGGGCCTGCGCCACACCCCAGAAGCTTGAGGAGAGGGGCCGGCTGACCCCCAGCGACATGCCTCTCCTG GAATTAAAGGACATCGTTCTCTACCTTTGTGATACCTGCACCACACTCTGGGCCTTTCTGGATATCTTCCCTTTGGCTTGCCCAACCTTCCAGAAACACGACTTCTGTTACAG GCTAGCTTCCTTTTACGAAATAGCAATTCCCGAACTGGAGTCTGCAATTAAGAAGAGGAGGCTTGAAGACAGCAA GCTGCTAGGTGACCTGTGGCAGAGGCTCTCCCATTCCAGGAAGAAGCTACTGGAGATTTTTCACATCCTCCTGAACCAGATCTGCCTTCTCCCAGTCCTAGAAAGCAG CTGTGACAACATTCAGGGCTTCATCGAAGAGTTCCTTCAGATCTTCAGCTCCTTGCTGCAGGAGAAGAG GTTCCTCCGGGACTATGATGTGCTCTTCCCCGTGGCCGATGACATCAGCCTGTTGCAGCAGGCCTCGTCAGCCTT ggacgagacTCGGACCGCCTACATCCTCCAGGCAGTTGAGAGTGCATGGGAAGGGGTGGACCGAAGGAAAGCCACCAATGCCAAAGACCCACCGGTGGCTGAGAATCCTAACGGGGTCGTGGTGGCGGCGGAGGCGGTCAGCAGACCGTCATCGCTTCCCCAGAACTCGGAGGAAGAGGAG TGCTTGGGGGCAGCGGCTGCTCCAGGCCCCGCAGTGTGTGGCGTGGAACTGGACTCACTCATCTCTCAAGTGAAGGACCTGCTGCCAGACCTTGGCGAGGGCTTCATCCTGGCCTGCCTGGAGCACTACAGCTATGACCCGGAGCAGGTGATCAACAACATCCTGGAGGGGCGgctggcccctgccctcagccaGCTGGACCGCGGCCTAGACAG ACAGGTGAAGCCAGACCTGACTCCCTTGCTGGCATCTCGTCACAACATCTTCCAGAATGATGAGTTTGACGTGTTCAGCAGGGACTCAGTGGACCTGAGCCGGGTACACAAGGGCAGGAG CACAAG GAAGGAGGAGAGCGCGCGGAGCCTGCTGAATGACAAGCGGGAGGTGGTAGCGCAGCGGCGGCGCTACGAGCAGTACAGCGTGGTGGCAGAGGAG GTGCCAGTGCAGCCAGGGGAGGACTCGCCTTACCGCAGTGACGACTATGAGGATGAGTATGATGACACATATGATGGCAACCAGGTGGGCGCCAACGACGCAGACTCTGATGATGAGCTCATCAGCCGCAG GCCCTTCACCATCCCTCAGGTGCTGAGAACCAAAGTGCCCAGAGAAGGGCAGGAgggcgaggaggaggaggaggaggaggctgagGACGAGGCCCCCAAG ccTGACCATTTTGTGCAGGACCCTGCAGTGCTGCGGGAAAAAGCAGAAGCCAGGCGCATGGCCTTCCTGGCCAGGAAGGG